The nucleotide sequence TCCAGAGACCAAGCGTCGCGCGCTCGATAAACTCGACGCCTTTCGGCCAAAGATTGGCTATCCCACCAAGTGGAAGGATTACTCATCCCTCACTGTCGGAGCCACCAATCTCTGGGATAATATCCGCAGCATCGCACAATGGCACTTCGATCGCGAGCTCCGCAAAATTGGTCAACCCGTTGATCGAGACGAGTGGTTTATGACCCCACAAACCGTGAATGCCTACTATAACCCCGGCTTCAACGAGATCGTCTTCCCCGCAGCGATCTTACAGTACCCCTTCTTTGACGCCGATCGTGATGCCGCGGCCAATTACGGAGCGATCGGGGCGGTGATCGGGCACGAAATCGGGCACGGGTTCGACGATGAAGGTTCTCGCTACGACGGGGAGGGCCGCCTTCAGGATTGGTGGACCACACAGGATCGCGAGGCCTTCGAACAACGAACCCGCTCGCTTATTGCGCAGTATGACGCCCTAACCCCACAACAGTTACCAGGGCACGCTGTCAACGGATCGCTCACCATTGGCGAGAACATCGGAGATCTCGGAGGACTCGGCATCGCCTGGGTTGCCTATGAACTCTCCTTGGCCGGCCAAGAACCCGCAGTTATCGAAGGGCTGACTGGAGCACAGCGCTTCTTCTATGCGTGGGCACTGGGTTGGCGTGATAAGCGCAGGGATGAGGAGATGCTACGCCGTTTGGCAACTGACCCGCACTCACCGAACGAATTTCGTTGCAATCAAGTCGTACGCAATATCGACGCGTTCCACGAGGCCTTTGCAACGAAGCCATCCGATCCGATGTGGTTGTCACCGACCGAGCGAGTACGCATCTGGTAGCCCAACCGCGAGACGACTACCGTCGTGCTCAAGGTCGCTAACTGCTAGAACAGGTCCGCGATCATGGCGGCCGATCGTGCCTGGACATTGGCCATGACACCAGCTAACCGCGCATCGTCGACGTAGTGAGGTAAGAGTACCATAGGAGTCTCACGGATCTGGTCTATGCTCAACCCGCAGGTGATGAGATGTGCGATCCGGTCACCATCGACCAACGCAGCATGGGTTCGTGAGAGAGAACCCTTTGGGGTGTGGTGTTGCGCAACCGCTTGGACCAGATCAGGATGAAAATTCCAACTCTCAAGCATGTCGGCGCCGATCGCTGCATGATGGAGGCCATAGCGCTTGCGTTCAACTGCCAGCATCGTCAACTCGCCATCGGCCGTCAACGGTACCGCTCTCCTGTTCGTTAGCAACTCATGAAAGGTCGAATCAAGACTCGCGATGACCGCCTCACCGATGTCATGCAAGAGCGCGAGTGAGAATGCCTGCTGCTGATCAGCGCCGATCATACGAGCGACCTCCGCTGCCCCGACGGCTGAGGTGATCGAATGCTCCCAGTCCTGCGGTGTAATCGTCCCGGTGCCCTCTACAAACGAGGTAAGCGCCAGCGACTTCACGGCGTCAAAACCCAAGATAGCGATGGCTGCATGGAGTTCCCTGACCCGACCGCCCGTCCCGTAGTAGGCGGAATTCGCCATCCGCATGATGCGCTGGACGAGTACGGGATCGGCACTGAGCACCGTAGCAACCTCTCGCGCTCCAACATCATCACGCTCAACGAGTGCCAGGAGTCGCGTCGCTACCGCATGGGACGCTTCAAGAACCTCAATCCTTTGATTGATATCCTCCACAGAAATAAGATCCAACCTGCACCTCCTGGATGAGTACCAGTATCGGCGCGCCGCTAGGGGTTCTTGACTTCTTCGATAATCTTGGCAACCTGGGAGGCGAGTGCATCGAAAGAGCCATCGTTGACCACTCTCCAACGCGCGATCTTCTCACGCTCCTCATTACTTGCCTGAACCCCGAGACGAGCCGCGGCATCGTGTGGCTCCATCCCTCGATGGTTCACGAGTCGCTCCAATGCGAGCTCCTGAGGTATGACGACCACCAGCACATCATCGATTTCGTACTCTTTGATCGTTTGCGCTTCAAGCAAGGGAATCTCCAGGACAACCACATCGGCTCCTTGCTCACGGTAGCGCTTGACCAGTTCCCCTATCCGGGTACGGATGAGCGGGTGCGTAAGCCCATTTAACCGCCTCCGTTCCAGTTCATCACCGAATACGCGCTCCGCAAATCTCTGCCGATCGAGCGCACCGTCTTCCGTCAGGATATCAGCGCCAAAAGCCTCGACCAGCGAACGTAACCCCGGAGTGCCAGGGGCTACCACCTCGCGCGCGACTACATCAGCACTGATGGTAGGAATACCGGCACGCGCAAAGAACCCGAGCACCGCAGTCTTGCCGGAACCGATCGTTCCGGTGACCGCGATGACTCGGGTTCGATGGGTCTGACCCGCCACGTTGCGAGCCGGTCGATTACTCGGTGTCTTCGTTGGTCTCGACGGCCTCATCGCCGCCTTCGGCTGGGCCAATAAAGTTACCCTCTTCGTCGTATCCATATTCTGCAAACGCATCACGATACTCCGGAGCGAGCTCACCCCCCTCAAGGGCTTGGCGAATCGAGAGACTGATGCGACGACGCTGTGGATCCAAGTCGATGATCTTCACCCACAACTCTTCACCAACGGTGACTACCTGTTCAGGTAGATCCACATGGTGGAGTGCCATCTCTGAGATATGCACCAATCCCTCAATACCGGTCGCGACTTGCACGAAGCATCCAAACGGAACCAGCTTCGTCACGCGACCGTAGACGAGTTCGCCGACTTTGTGAGCGGCCGCAAACTCCTGCCAGGGATCGCGTTGGGTTGCCTTCAACGAGAGTGAGATCCGCTCAGTATCTTGATCGACCTCAAGGACCAGGACCTGGACCTCGTCGCCGACGGATACTACTGATGAGGGATGATCCACATGGTTCCAAGAGAGTTCAGAGACGTGAACCAAACCGTCCATCCCACCGAGATCAACAAATACGCCAAAGTGAACAATGGAAGAGACGACGCCCTTCTTCACCTCTCCAGGCCGAATGCTGGTAAGGAATTCCTCTCGCTGCTCGCGTTGATTCTCCTCTAAGAATGCACGGCGCGAAAGCACGACGTTGTTCCGATTTCGGTCGAGTTCGATAATCTTTGCCTCGATGTCCTGCCCAATCATGGGAGTGAGATCGCGAACGCGTCGCAGATCTACCAGTGAGGCAGGGAGAAAGCCACGAAGACCGATGTCCACGATCAGCCCACCCTTGACGAGTTCGATGATCTCACCACGGACGACCCCATCGCGAGCCTTGATCGCTTCGATCTCCTTCCACGCCTTCTCGAACTGCGCACGCTTCTTGGAGAGAACGAGTCGTCCCTCTTTGTCCTCTTTTTGTAGGACCAACGCCTCGATCTTATCGCCGGGGCTCACGACCTCGCTTGGGGCGACATCCTTACGGATCGACAGCTCACGAAGCGGAATAACCCCCTCCGACTTGTACCCGATGTCCAAAAGGACCTCGTCCTTGTCGACCTTGACGACGGTGCCGATGACCACATCCCCCTCGTCGAAGTCGACAACACTCTTTGCGATGGCATCCTCAAGACCCATCTCGCCGAGATCGTCTACCACAATGGTATCTGCGGCCGCATCGGCTACGCCTTCTGCTGCCACGTCCGCTTCGCTCATGAACTTCCTTACCCGAATATTTCAAAAATTGAACCAATACAATTAGAGCCTTTACGACTCTCAGATAATGATAGCCCAATTCTGTTCGTCCCGGCCTCGACGGAATAAATTCCTCCCGCTGTTCTCCAAGAGTTAACCGAGCAAGTCTAACGCCTGGCCTCAGCCCAATTCGCACCGATACCGACGTTTACGACCAACGGCACCGCTAGGTCCATCACACCGGTCAGTGTCGACTCAACCACGTCAGCGATACCTTCGGCGTCGGCTCTTGGTGCCTCAACGACAACTTCATCATGGATTTGGAGCACCAGCCGAGCCTCGGTCCCCGTAAGTCGCTGGTCGAGTGCAACCAATGCCATCTTGAAAATATCCGCCGCAAGACCCTGGGTCGGTGCATTCATCGCCTGACGCTCTGCACCTTGACGAAGTGCCCGATTACCCGAGCGCAACTCTGGCAAGTACCTGCGGCGGCCGAGT is from Ferrimicrobium sp. and encodes:
- the coaE gene encoding dephospho-CoA kinase (Dephospho-CoA kinase (CoaE) performs the final step in coenzyme A biosynthesis.), with the protein product MRPSRPTKTPSNRPARNVAGQTHRTRVIAVTGTIGSGKTAVLGFFARAGIPTISADVVAREVVAPGTPGLRSLVEAFGADILTEDGALDRQRFAERVFGDELERRRLNGLTHPLIRTRIGELVKRYREQGADVVVLEIPLLEAQTIKEYEIDDVLVVVIPQELALERLVNHRGMEPHDAAARLGVQASNEEREKIARWRVVNDGSFDALASQVAKIIEEVKNP
- the rpsA gene encoding 30S ribosomal protein S1, which gives rise to MSEADVAAEGVADAAADTIVVDDLGEMGLEDAIAKSVVDFDEGDVVIGTVVKVDKDEVLLDIGYKSEGVIPLRELSIRKDVAPSEVVSPGDKIEALVLQKEDKEGRLVLSKKRAQFEKAWKEIEAIKARDGVVRGEIIELVKGGLIVDIGLRGFLPASLVDLRRVRDLTPMIGQDIEAKIIELDRNRNNVVLSRRAFLEENQREQREEFLTSIRPGEVKKGVVSSIVHFGVFVDLGGMDGLVHVSELSWNHVDHPSSVVSVGDEVQVLVLEVDQDTERISLSLKATQRDPWQEFAAAHKVGELVYGRVTKLVPFGCFVQVATGIEGLVHISEMALHHVDLPEQVVTVGEELWVKIIDLDPQRRRISLSIRQALEGGELAPEYRDAFAEYGYDEEGNFIGPAEGGDEAVETNEDTE
- a CDS encoding HDOD domain-containing protein; translated protein: MDLISVEDINQRIEVLEASHAVATRLLALVERDDVGAREVATVLSADPVLVQRIMRMANSAYYGTGGRVRELHAAIAILGFDAVKSLALTSFVEGTGTITPQDWEHSITSAVGAAEVARMIGADQQQAFSLALLHDIGEAVIASLDSTFHELLTNRRAVPLTADGELTMLAVERKRYGLHHAAIGADMLESWNFHPDLVQAVAQHHTPKGSLSRTHAALVDGDRIAHLITCGLSIDQIRETPMVLLPHYVDDARLAGVMANVQARSAAMIADLF